One Prodigiosinella aquatilis DNA window includes the following coding sequences:
- the alr gene encoding alanine racemase encodes MKTATAVINRRALQHNLQLIRQMVPQSRLIAVVKANAYGHGALEAARIFNDADGYGVSRLSEALALRAGGITKPILLLEGFFSANDVPLLAEYQLETAIHSVEQLAALEQASLSRPLKVWMKLDTGMHRLGVLPEQAEAFYQRLVHCHNVVQPVNIMSHFCRADEPELDTTARQLSCFDAFTKDKPGAQSIAASGGILLWPQAHRDQIRPGIILYGVSPLDTGDASRWNLQPAMTLTSHLIAVRDHQAGEPVGYGSTWSSPRNTKLGVVAMGYGDGYPRGAKSGTPVWVNGREVPLVGRVSMDMISVDLGPEAQDNVGDEVILWGKNLPVEKVAAFNGISAYELITRLTSRIQLEYVDE; translated from the coding sequence ATGAAAACGGCAACCGCCGTCATTAATCGCCGTGCTTTACAACACAACCTGCAATTAATTCGCCAGATGGTGCCACAAAGCCGTCTGATAGCCGTTGTAAAAGCCAATGCCTATGGGCACGGCGCACTGGAAGCCGCCCGCATTTTCAACGACGCTGACGGTTATGGCGTCTCCCGTCTCAGTGAAGCACTGGCATTACGTGCCGGAGGAATCACTAAACCGATCCTACTGCTGGAAGGCTTTTTCTCTGCCAACGATGTGCCGCTGCTGGCCGAATACCAGTTGGAAACCGCTATCCACAGCGTGGAACAACTGGCAGCATTGGAACAAGCTTCGCTCTCACGCCCATTAAAAGTATGGATGAAACTGGATACCGGCATGCATCGTCTCGGTGTGCTACCGGAACAGGCGGAAGCATTCTACCAACGGCTCGTCCATTGCCACAATGTGGTGCAACCGGTAAATATCATGAGCCATTTTTGCCGGGCTGATGAACCAGAACTGGATACCACAGCGCGCCAACTCAGCTGTTTTGATGCATTCACCAAAGACAAACCGGGAGCACAATCCATTGCGGCATCTGGCGGCATTTTGTTGTGGCCGCAAGCTCACCGTGATCAGATCCGTCCTGGCATTATTCTGTATGGTGTTTCCCCTTTGGACACCGGCGATGCCAGCCGATGGAATTTGCAGCCCGCCATGACACTGACTTCACATCTTATTGCAGTACGTGACCACCAGGCCGGAGAACCTGTCGGTTATGGCAGTACCTGGAGTAGCCCACGCAATACAAAACTGGGTGTGGTGGCCATGGGCTATGGTGACGGCTATCCGCGTGGTGCTAAAAGTGGGACGCCGGTGTGGGTCAATGGTCGTGAGGTGCCGTTAGTAGGCCGGGTTTCGATGGACATGATTTCGGTCGACCTGGGACCGGAGGCGCAGGACAACGTTGGTGATGAGGTGATTCTGTGGGGGAAAAATCTACCGGTGGAAAAAGTTGCTGCCTTTAACGGCATCAGCGCCTATGAACTGATTACTCGCCTGACCTCCCGTATTCAACTGGAATACGTTGACGAATAA
- a CDS encoding reverse transcriptase N-terminal domain-containing protein, whose product MSTSLTATARSHQAKLLAVKRVTSNRGRNTPGIDGALWVNPQQKWQAAQALTCRGR is encoded by the coding sequence GTGTCAACTTCGTTGACAGCTACCGCCCGGTCTCATCAGGCGAAGTTGTTGGCAGTGAAACGCGTCACATCGAACCGGGGGCGTAATACTCCAGGTATTGATGGCGCATTATGGGTAAATCCGCAGCAAAAATGGCAAGCGGCTCAAGCGCTGACCTGCCGGGGTCGGTAG
- a CDS encoding amino acid aminotransferase produces the protein MFQHVDAYAGDPILSLMEKFKQDPRTDKVNLSIGLYYDEQGTIPQLQAVSIAEQQLQALPAQASVYLPMEGLQPYRNAIQKLLFGERHPALTAQRIATIQTLGGSGALKIGADFLKRYFPESEVWVSDPTWENHVAIFSGAGFKVHTYPYFDADSLGVNIDGMLDALKQLPPRSIVLLHPCCHNPTGSDLTNSQWDQVIEVLINRELIPFLDIAYQGFGDGIDDDAYAIRAIAGTGLPALISNSFSKIFSLYGERVGGLSVVCEDQEAAVRVLGQLKATVRRNYSSPPSFGAQVVSRVLNDATLNAEWKAEVEAMRIRIIAMRQTLVDTLKKALPTRNFDYLLTQRGMFSYTGFSPEQVDRLREEFGVYLIASGRVCMAGLNHDNVQRVAEAFAAVQ, from the coding sequence GTGTTCCAACATGTTGACGCCTATGCTGGCGATCCCATCCTGTCACTGATGGAGAAGTTCAAACAGGACCCCAGAACTGACAAGGTTAACCTCAGTATTGGGCTGTATTATGACGAACAAGGAACCATTCCCCAGCTCCAGGCTGTCAGCATCGCTGAGCAACAACTTCAGGCGCTGCCAGCACAGGCCTCGGTTTATCTGCCGATGGAAGGCTTGCAGCCTTACCGCAATGCGATTCAGAAACTGCTATTTGGAGAGCGCCATCCGGCACTGACCGCTCAACGTATCGCGACCATCCAGACACTGGGCGGCTCCGGCGCACTGAAAATCGGGGCGGACTTCCTCAAGCGCTATTTCCCGGAGTCGGAAGTATGGGTAAGCGATCCAACCTGGGAAAACCATGTAGCCATTTTCTCCGGTGCCGGTTTCAAGGTGCATACCTATCCCTATTTTGATGCTGATAGTCTGGGCGTCAACATTGATGGCATGCTCGACGCGCTGAAACAGTTACCGCCGCGCAGCATTGTGCTGTTGCACCCGTGCTGCCATAACCCGACCGGTTCCGACCTGACCAATTCACAGTGGGACCAGGTCATTGAAGTCCTGATCAACCGTGAACTGATCCCGTTTCTGGATATCGCCTATCAGGGCTTTGGCGACGGCATCGACGACGATGCCTACGCCATCCGCGCTATCGCAGGTACCGGACTACCGGCACTGATCAGCAATTCGTTCTCTAAAATCTTCTCGCTGTACGGTGAACGTGTTGGTGGGCTTTCCGTGGTTTGTGAAGATCAGGAAGCCGCAGTGCGTGTATTGGGTCAATTGAAAGCTACAGTTCGTCGCAACTACTCCAGCCCACCAAGCTTCGGTGCGCAGGTGGTTTCCCGTGTGCTGAATGACGCCACGTTGAATGCGGAGTGGAAAGCGGAAGTGGAAGCGATGCGCATCCGTATTATTGCTATGCGTCAGACACTGGTCGATACCCTGAAAAAAGCGCTACCAACACGGAACTTTGATTACCTGCTGACCCAGCGTGGCATGTTCAGCTATACCGGCTTCAGCCCGGAACAGGTTGATCGCCTGCGGGAAGAGTTCGGCGTATACCTGATCGCCAGCGGTCGCGTTTGTATGGCTGGCCTCAACCACGATAACGTACAACGAGTAGCGGAAGCCTTCGCCGCTGTACAGTAA
- a CDS encoding Lrp/AsnC family transcriptional regulator has product MYNVDDFDLKILRLLQANGRLTNQELSDLVGLSASQCSRRRIALEQAQMILGYHARLAPDAVGLEMLGLIEVRLINHTPDCVNSFHTMLGDVDAIIDAYKTTGDADYLLKVAVSDLHGLSDLISQILSQNRSVAHLKTSVVLNRLKENGLTTPVATTLP; this is encoded by the coding sequence ATGTACAACGTTGATGATTTTGATCTAAAAATTCTGCGGTTATTGCAGGCAAACGGACGGCTGACCAATCAGGAGTTAAGCGATCTGGTAGGGCTTTCCGCTTCTCAATGCTCCCGCCGCCGTATTGCACTGGAACAAGCGCAGATGATTCTTGGTTATCACGCTCGACTGGCGCCAGATGCCGTAGGGCTGGAAATGCTGGGGCTGATTGAGGTCCGACTCATCAACCATACGCCGGACTGTGTTAACAGTTTTCATACTATGCTCGGTGATGTCGACGCCATTATCGATGCCTATAAAACCACGGGTGACGCAGATTACCTGCTAAAAGTCGCCGTGTCGGACCTGCATGGCCTGAGCGACCTGATCAGCCAGATTTTGTCGCAGAATAGAAGCGTGGCACATCTAAAAACCTCCGTGGTACTCAATCGATTGAAAGAGAATGGATTGACAACACCGGTGGCCACAACACTGCCCTAA
- a CDS encoding transporter substrate-binding domain-containing protein, producing MKKWLPLVLLTVAGGASAASHLDQIQKQSVLKVCTTGDYKPYTSLRSDGSYEGIDISMAESLAKSLGVKVEWVKTSWKTLMPDFQSGKCDIAMGGISVTLARQKQVFFTNMLDVDGKIPFVRCEDKNKYQTIEQLNRPAVRLVEPAGGTNEAFVHAYLPKATLALHDNVTIFQQLVDKKADVMITDASEALFQQKRYPQLCAVNPDKPLQYGEKAYMLPRDDMSWKLYVDQWLHLAKMTGQYQKILGQWLASSK from the coding sequence ATGAAAAAATGGTTGCCGCTCGTCCTGTTGACTGTCGCAGGCGGTGCCAGTGCTGCCTCGCATCTGGATCAGATCCAGAAGCAGAGTGTGTTGAAAGTATGCACTACGGGAGATTACAAGCCCTACACCTCGTTGCGTAGTGACGGAAGCTATGAAGGGATTGATATCTCAATGGCGGAATCGCTGGCGAAAAGCCTGGGAGTAAAAGTTGAGTGGGTGAAAACCAGCTGGAAAACGTTAATGCCTGATTTTCAGTCCGGTAAATGTGATATTGCCATGGGCGGGATTTCAGTCACGCTGGCGCGGCAGAAGCAGGTGTTTTTCACTAATATGCTGGATGTGGACGGTAAAATTCCGTTCGTTCGCTGTGAAGACAAGAATAAATATCAAACCATTGAGCAGCTTAATCGGCCTGCTGTTCGCTTGGTAGAACCCGCTGGTGGTACTAATGAGGCGTTTGTACACGCGTATTTGCCGAAAGCCACTCTGGCTTTGCACGATAATGTAACCATTTTTCAGCAATTGGTGGATAAGAAAGCGGACGTCATGATTACCGATGCCTCTGAAGCATTGTTCCAGCAGAAACGCTATCCGCAGTTGTGTGCGGTGAACCCTGACAAACCGTTGCAGTATGGTGAAAAAGCCTACATGTTGCCGCGTGATGATATGAGCTGGAAGCTGTATGTCGACCAGTGGCTGCATCTCGCTAAAATGACGGGGCAGTATCAGAAAATCCTCGGCCAGTGGTTGGCCAGCTCGAAATAA
- a CDS encoding IS3 family transposase (programmed frameshift), with product MKRYSPERKAAVLAKLLPPYNMTVTALAQQEGISEATLYHWRVQAKLEGKPVPGANKTTDLWSTEARFAVIVETATLSEAELSEYCRRKGLYPEQIAQWKQDFLQTPQVDTRQSQKQAQKKIKGLERELARKEKALAEAAALLVLRKKPESVLRRGGRGRLTPAHERVQLIRWIREAMNAGVRLIPACREVGLSLSTWRRWNHQAEDRRPTAERPVPANKLTAEEEHQIVTVCNEPEYASLPPAQIVPRLADKGLYLASESTFYRVLRRQGQVHHRGRSRAPLKVNKPTSYQAVGPCQVWTWDVTWLASRVRGRYFYLYLIEDIFSRKIVGYEVHEEESGERAAALLHRTVLRERCYRHPLVLHADNGAPMKSQTLKAKLEELSITGSHSRPRVSNDNPYVESLFRTLKYVPSWPSSGFLDLAEARRWVEGFSRWYNKEHRHGAIGYVTPEQRHQGEDISLLAKRKALYDMAKKARPERWSASCRQWQRVDVVMLNPDKPETGLKSAA from the exons ATGAAACGTTATTCACCAGAGCGTAAGGCCGCTGTATTAGCTAAATTACTTCCTCCTTACAACATGACCGTCACCGCACTTGCACAACAGGAAGGGATATCGGAAGCTACCCTTTATCATTGGCGGGTCCAAGCCAAATTGGAGGGAAAACCAGTGCCCGGTGCCAACAAAACCACAGACCTTTGGTCGACAGAAGCTCGTTTTGCCGTCATCGTTGAAACCGCGACACTCAGTGAAGCCGAACTGAGCGAATACTGCCGTCGCAAAGGGCTTTATCCTGAACAAATAGCGCAGTGGAAACAGGATTTTCTCCAGACGCCACAAGTCGATACCCGGCAGTCGCAAAAACAGGCCCAAAAGAAAATCAAAGGGCTGGAGCGTGAATTGGCGCGCAAAGAAAAGGCCCTGGCGGAGGCGGCAGCCCTGTTGGTCCTGAGAAAAAAAC CTGAATCAGTATTACGGCGAGGCGGACGAGGACGACTGACCCCCGCTCACGAACGCGTGCAACTGATCCGATGGATACGTGAAGCCATGAACGCCGGTGTACGTCTGATCCCCGCTTGTCGGGAAGTAGGGTTAAGCCTGAGCACCTGGCGGCGCTGGAATCACCAGGCTGAAGACCGTCGTCCCACGGCAGAGCGTCCGGTACCGGCCAATAAACTGACCGCCGAAGAAGAGCATCAGATAGTCACGGTATGTAATGAGCCGGAATATGCCAGCCTGCCGCCGGCGCAGATCGTGCCACGGCTGGCGGACAAGGGCCTCTATCTGGCCAGTGAATCGACGTTTTACCGGGTACTGAGGCGGCAGGGTCAAGTGCATCATCGTGGCCGTAGCCGCGCACCGCTGAAGGTGAATAAACCGACCAGCTATCAGGCTGTTGGGCCATGCCAAGTGTGGACGTGGGACGTCACCTGGCTGGCCTCCAGGGTTCGCGGCCGCTATTTTTATCTGTATCTGATAGAAGATATTTTTAGCCGTAAAATCGTCGGTTACGAGGTTCACGAAGAGGAAAGCGGCGAGCGAGCGGCCGCGCTGCTGCACCGCACCGTGTTACGTGAACGGTGTTACCGCCATCCGTTAGTGTTACATGCCGACAATGGTGCGCCGATGAAATCCCAGACGCTGAAAGCGAAACTGGAAGAACTGAGCATCACGGGTTCGCACAGCCGACCACGAGTCAGCAACGATAATCCGTATGTGGAGTCGCTGTTCAGAACGCTGAAATATGTTCCGTCGTGGCCGTCATCAGGCTTCCTGGATCTGGCTGAAGCCCGGCGTTGGGTGGAGGGCTTTAGCCGGTGGTATAACAAGGAGCATCGGCATGGCGCGATCGGTTATGTCACACCAGAACAACGGCATCAGGGAGAAGATATAAGCCTGCTGGCAAAACGAAAAGCCTTGTATGACATGGCTAAAAAAGCCCGACCGGAACGGTGGTCAGCCTCATGCCGTCAGTGGCAGCGGGTAGATGTAGTAATGTTGAATCCAGACAAGCCAGAAACCGGGCTAAAATCTGCAGCGTAA
- a CDS encoding MFS transporter, translating to MLSKTKELSSFGVLLLVAGQILPQINFSIVNVALDVIGKALKTDATGLVLIVSLYGLSFAALIATGGRLGDKYGRKRLFMIGTAGFCIASAICGFATDIISMLSGRLLQGFFAALLLPQILATIHTTLEGERHRYAVGLYTAIAGLSVVIGQVVGGWLVSTNLWDLGWRIAFFINIPIGVIIFIACYFVIPETKSDEEQHMDMGGVALLILCLSFIMIPVSLGKHWPELWWLLLGALPCGILLWKVEKSHELAGRKAILPPSLFKTPMVINGFVSEMAVTFAYPGYLFVTALCLQSKLGFTPLESGNTFIALGTMFFIGSLLSKPLSQRIGDVKSYSIGAILTVIGFLGTVYLFHKFKFDLRFYNLWVATGVVGLGNSIMLTSAYRLALSRVGKHHASEASSALATVQQGCFALGTAFAGAIYSFTLSQGYLNAITISISILSLLVIFVGVPMYVKSNRYTLATSK from the coding sequence ATGTTAAGTAAAACTAAAGAACTGTCGTCATTTGGTGTATTGCTCCTTGTCGCAGGACAGATACTACCTCAAATAAATTTCTCAATAGTTAATGTTGCACTTGACGTAATTGGTAAAGCATTAAAAACAGATGCGACAGGACTTGTTTTGATAGTATCGCTATACGGATTAAGCTTCGCAGCTCTAATTGCTACAGGAGGCCGACTAGGAGATAAGTACGGAAGAAAACGCCTTTTTATGATTGGTACGGCAGGTTTTTGTATTGCATCAGCGATTTGCGGATTTGCCACTGATATTATCTCTATGCTATCAGGACGTTTGCTCCAAGGTTTTTTTGCCGCACTTTTATTACCGCAAATACTAGCTACAATCCACACAACATTGGAAGGGGAGCGCCACCGGTACGCGGTAGGTCTTTATACGGCGATTGCAGGTCTTTCTGTCGTTATTGGCCAAGTTGTTGGAGGCTGGTTAGTTTCCACCAACTTATGGGACTTAGGATGGCGAATTGCTTTTTTTATTAACATACCTATTGGCGTGATTATATTTATAGCTTGTTATTTTGTTATCCCCGAAACCAAATCAGATGAAGAGCAACACATGGACATGGGGGGGGTTGCATTACTTATTTTATGTCTGTCATTTATAATGATACCTGTATCTTTGGGGAAACATTGGCCCGAATTATGGTGGTTATTGCTAGGCGCGCTGCCTTGCGGGATTTTATTATGGAAGGTAGAAAAGTCACATGAACTCGCAGGCCGCAAGGCAATTTTACCACCATCTCTTTTCAAAACACCAATGGTCATAAATGGTTTTGTAAGTGAAATGGCAGTTACCTTTGCCTACCCTGGATATCTATTTGTCACAGCCTTATGTTTACAAAGCAAGTTAGGTTTCACACCGCTTGAATCAGGAAATACATTTATCGCACTCGGAACAATGTTTTTTATAGGTTCATTACTCAGTAAGCCGTTGAGCCAACGGATTGGAGATGTCAAATCGTATTCTATAGGGGCAATTCTTACAGTTATAGGATTTTTAGGCACAGTCTATCTATTTCATAAGTTTAAATTTGACTTAAGGTTTTATAATTTATGGGTAGCTACAGGCGTGGTAGGATTAGGTAATTCGATAATGTTAACCTCCGCTTACAGACTTGCATTATCGCGGGTTGGGAAACATCATGCCAGTGAAGCAAGTAGTGCTTTAGCAACAGTACAGCAAGGCTGTTTTGCGTTGGGAACAGCATTTGCTGGCGCAATCTATTCGTTTACATTGTCTCAAGGATACTTAAACGCAATTACAATATCAATCAGTATTTTGTCGTTATTGGTCATATTCGTAGGCGTCCCTATGTATGTCAAAAGCAATCGATATACATTAGCGACGTCTAAATAA
- the dnaB gene encoding replicative DNA helicase: MAEKRPTNKSTGPRDRQVEGLKLPPHSLEAEQSVLGGLMLDNERWDNVSERVSTNDFFNRAHRLIFSEMQRLLEMNKPIDLITLSESLEQKGELESAGSFAYLAELAKNTPSAANIGAYADIVRERAVVREMIAVANEIADAGYDPQGRSSEDLLDLAESRVFQIAENRASKDDGPKSIDRILENTVSRIEQLYQRPHDGVTGVSSGYQDLDKKTAGLQKSDLIIIAARPSMGKTTFAMNLCENAAMTQDKPVLIFSLEMPGEQIMMRMLASLSHVDQTRIRTGQLDDEDWARISSTMGLLLEKRNMYIDDSSGLTPTEVRSRARRVFREHDGLSLIMIDYLQLMRVPALSDNRTLEIAEISRSLKALAKELQVPVVALSQLNRGLEQRADKRPINSDLRESGSIEQDADLIMFIYRDEVYHESSDMKGIAEIILGKQRNGPIGTVRLTFNGQWSRFDNYAGPQYDD, encoded by the coding sequence ATGGCAGAAAAAAGACCGACCAATAAATCGACAGGACCCCGCGATCGTCAGGTAGAAGGGTTAAAACTCCCCCCTCATTCGCTGGAAGCGGAGCAGTCGGTGTTGGGGGGCTTGATGCTCGATAACGAGCGCTGGGACAACGTATCCGAACGCGTATCCACCAATGACTTTTTCAACCGGGCTCACCGCCTGATTTTCAGCGAAATGCAGCGCCTGCTGGAGATGAACAAGCCTATTGACCTGATTACCCTTTCCGAATCCCTGGAACAGAAAGGTGAACTGGAATCGGCAGGTAGTTTTGCTTATCTGGCTGAGTTGGCGAAAAACACGCCCAGCGCGGCGAATATCGGTGCATATGCCGATATCGTGCGTGAACGTGCAGTAGTGCGGGAGATGATCGCCGTGGCCAATGAAATTGCCGATGCCGGTTACGATCCACAAGGCCGCAGCAGTGAAGATTTGCTGGATCTGGCCGAATCCCGCGTGTTTCAGATCGCAGAAAACCGGGCCAGTAAAGATGATGGACCGAAAAGCATTGATCGTATTCTGGAAAACACCGTCTCGCGTATCGAGCAGTTATATCAACGCCCACATGATGGCGTTACCGGTGTATCCAGCGGCTATCAGGATCTGGATAAAAAAACCGCCGGTCTGCAAAAATCCGATCTGATCATCATTGCCGCCCGCCCTTCAATGGGGAAAACCACCTTTGCCATGAACCTGTGTGAAAATGCCGCCATGACGCAGGACAAACCGGTGCTGATCTTCAGTCTGGAAATGCCCGGCGAGCAGATAATGATGCGTATGCTGGCGTCGCTGTCCCACGTCGATCAAACCCGCATCCGTACCGGTCAGTTGGATGATGAAGACTGGGCACGAATTTCCAGCACCATGGGATTGCTGCTGGAAAAACGCAACATGTACATTGATGATTCATCCGGCCTGACGCCAACTGAAGTTCGCTCCCGCGCCCGTCGGGTATTCCGCGAACACGACGGCCTGAGTCTAATTATGATCGACTACCTGCAATTGATGCGGGTGCCAGCGCTGTCAGATAACCGCACACTGGAAATTGCAGAAATTTCCCGTTCACTCAAAGCGTTGGCAAAAGAATTGCAAGTCCCGGTAGTGGCGCTGTCGCAGCTCAATCGCGGGCTGGAACAGCGCGCCGATAAACGTCCGATAAACTCAGACCTGCGTGAATCCGGCTCCATCGAGCAAGACGCCGACCTGATTATGTTTATCTACCGTGACGAGGTTTATCATGAAAGCAGTGATATGAAAGGTATCGCCGAAATTATTTTAGGGAAACAGCGTAACGGCCCTATTGGTACTGTGCGCTTGACCTTTAACGGGCAGTGGTCGCGTTTCGATAATTACGCTGGCCCACAATATGATGACTAA
- a CDS encoding YitT family protein, whose amino-acid sequence MDNVITTAKLSHTLLEDVLAILIGTLMVSFGIILLRQSGALTGGTAGMAFLLHYLTHVSFGIAFFLLNLPFYYLSIHRMGWNFTLKTFCAVALVSLFSDLHTLFIHIDHLNPFYATLFGNIIMGLGFIVLFRHKASLGGVNILALYLQDKYAIRAGKFQMAVDVTIVLASLFVVSIPMLITSVLGATILNLIIAMNHRPGRYTV is encoded by the coding sequence ATGGATAACGTTATTACCACTGCAAAACTATCACACACACTTCTGGAAGATGTTCTGGCAATCCTGATCGGCACGCTGATGGTCTCTTTCGGGATTATTTTATTACGCCAGTCTGGAGCATTAACTGGCGGCACAGCCGGAATGGCTTTCCTGCTTCACTATCTGACACACGTCTCTTTCGGGATCGCCTTCTTCCTGCTAAATCTGCCATTTTATTATCTGTCTATTCACCGCATGGGATGGAACTTCACCCTAAAAACCTTCTGCGCCGTAGCACTGGTGTCACTGTTTTCCGATCTGCACACCTTGTTTATCCATATCGACCATCTGAACCCGTTCTATGCTACGTTGTTTGGCAATATCATCATGGGATTGGGGTTTATTGTACTGTTCCGTCATAAAGCCAGTCTGGGCGGGGTAAATATTCTGGCGCTCTATTTACAGGATAAATATGCTATTCGGGCGGGGAAATTCCAGATGGCGGTAGATGTAACCATTGTGCTGGCTTCGCTGTTCGTGGTAAGCATACCTATGCTGATAACATCCGTGCTGGGTGCCACTATTCTGAATCTGATTATCGCGATGAACCACCGTCCGGGTCGTTATACAGTGTAA
- a CDS encoding DUF1471 domain-containing protein, translating to MKAIRNFVAVIALSTISFGTFAATEVQSTQGQSMGTVSATGFSLDDLQSQLAEKANAAGAKSFRIISTNGGNQLRGVAELYN from the coding sequence ATGAAAGCTATCAGAAATTTTGTTGCAGTTATCGCCTTGTCTACCATTTCTTTCGGCACCTTCGCTGCTACAGAAGTGCAGAGCACACAAGGCCAGAGTATGGGTACCGTATCCGCCACTGGTTTTAGTCTGGATGATCTACAGTCGCAGTTGGCAGAGAAAGCCAATGCCGCTGGCGCGAAGTCTTTCCGTATTATCTCGACCAATGGTGGGAACCAACTACGTGGTGTAGCGGAGCTGTATAACTGA
- a CDS encoding helix-turn-helix transcriptional regulator: MNESNLKLVGDFLRTKRESISPEEIGLVKPIRSRTKGLRREDVAYFSGISTIWYSKIERGQVTGISSQVLMSISRALRLTESEYEYICNLISPQARTNKQPCCTISEHTSQLLLHLNPFPALLMNDYLDIVTCNYAFSLMVGFSFDSLPASEKNYLYLTIKNPSWQRLLCIKDDEKLELQLTRMAGFLRETLATRPDDKVLKQKTDDFRELSHVFDKAWADNTVLHPEELSYIYDHAELGLISLDKQLWWNFSGDSSSRLNVYYPQNEVDLQLLKAVMNRV, translated from the coding sequence ATGAATGAAAGTAATCTAAAGTTGGTGGGCGATTTCCTAAGAACGAAAAGAGAAAGCATATCTCCTGAAGAGATTGGCTTGGTGAAGCCAATCAGAAGCAGAACTAAAGGTTTGAGAAGGGAGGATGTGGCATATTTTTCAGGTATTAGTACAATTTGGTATAGCAAAATTGAGCGCGGCCAAGTAACTGGTATATCATCACAAGTACTCATGTCTATTTCGAGGGCTTTGCGACTTACGGAATCAGAATACGAATATATATGCAATTTAATTTCACCTCAAGCACGAACTAACAAACAACCTTGCTGTACTATATCCGAGCATACATCTCAGCTCTTATTACATCTGAATCCATTTCCCGCTCTATTAATGAACGATTATCTAGATATTGTTACATGTAATTATGCATTTAGTCTTATGGTTGGTTTTAGTTTTGATTCACTTCCAGCCAGCGAAAAAAATTACCTTTACCTAACGATTAAGAACCCTTCATGGCAAAGACTATTGTGTATCAAAGATGATGAAAAATTGGAACTGCAACTAACAAGGATGGCAGGGTTTCTTAGAGAGACTCTGGCTACGCGACCTGATGATAAAGTGCTAAAACAAAAAACTGATGATTTTAGAGAGCTATCGCATGTTTTCGATAAAGCATGGGCTGATAATACCGTATTGCACCCAGAAGAACTATCGTATATATATGATCATGCTGAGCTAGGGTTAATTTCATTAGATAAACAGTTGTGGTGGAATTTTAGTGGCGATTCCAGTAGCAGATTAAATGTTTACTACCCTCAAAATGAAGTTGATCTGCAACTTTTGAAGGCAGTAATGAATCGTGTATAG